The candidate division WOR-3 bacterium genomic sequence TGACCACAACTTCGTTATAACAAAGAGTGAAGATTCTCTTTCCCTTGTATGTAAAGTTATAGAACCTGAAAGTGGTAGAGTAATGGAAATCTATACTACAAAGCCAGGGTTTCAGTTCTACACAGGAAACTTTCTCAATGGGCTTAAGGGAAAAGGAGGGAAAATATATAACAAGCATTACGGATTCTGCATTGAACCTCAATACTACCCAGATTCTCCCAATAAACCTAATTTCCCTTCCTGTATTCTAAATCCTAACCAGACGAGAAGAGAGATAATATTATATAAATTCTCTACCGAAGAATAAAAACCCTTGACAGATAAGAAAAAAAACCTAAAATCTTTTATTAAAATTATTAAAAGGAGGCTATTAAATGAACAAGAAAGAATTAATTGATGCTATTGCAAAAGATGTAGGTTGTAAGAAAACAGAAGCTAAGGCAATGTTAGAAAGTCTCATAAACAATATTGTAAAAGGACTCAAACAAGGAAAACGTATTGCAATTGTGGATTTCGGAACTTTTTATGTAAAAAAGAGAGAAGCAAGAGTTGCAAGGAACCCTCAGAAACCCGACCAAATTATTAAAGTTCCTGCTAGGAAAGTTCCTGTGTTTCGCCCTGGAAAAAGTTTAAAAGAGGCTGTGAAGTAAGGGAAAAACCATAAAAGGTAAAGACTTAGAAAAAGAAATAATCCAAACTCTTCGGAAAAGGAGAAAGTGGATTGGAGATGATGTAGTTCAAATAAGTAAAACTGAGATTATTAGTGTAGATTCGTTTGTTGAGGGAGTGCATTTCACTCCCTCATATTTTTCTTATTACGATATAGGTTACAAAGCATTGGCTTCCGCTCTTTCTGATATAGCTGCCAGTGGGGGGGTTCCCAAATGGTTTCTATTAAATATTGGAATTAAGAAAAATCAAAGATTTGAAGAGTTTATGGAAATCCTTCGTGGAATTGAATTTTGGGAGAGAGAATATTCTATCCATCTATTAGGAGGAGACACTGTTAGATCTCCATTTTTGTTTTTATCTATAACAGTAGGAGGAACAACAAAAAATCCCGTTTCTCGGAGTGGAGCAAAAGAAGGAGACAAAATTTATCTTACAGGAAATATTGGAGGATCTGGAATGGGCCTTTTCGCTCTACAAAAAGGAATAAAATCTCCTCTTACAAAATATCACCTAAGACCAGAAATTAGATGTAAAGAGTCAATTAAACTTAAAAAGAAATACAAAATCACTTCTATGATTGACCTTTCAGATGGATTCCTTATAGATTCTAATCATATTGCAGAAGAAAGTAAGGTCCAATTAAATATATATTTTGAAAAGATACCTGTGCCTTCCGAATGTAAAAAATTTGCCAAAGAACATTCTCTTGACTTTAAAGAAATGGTTCTAACTTCAGGAGAAGAGTTTGAATTGTTATTTACCTCTCCCTCTATAATAAAAGAAAATTTTGTAAGTTTAATTGGTTTTGTTTCAAAAGGAAAAGGAGTTTATATAGACGGAAAACTAACACCCCCAAGGGGATTTAGACATTTTTAATTTAAAGGAACAGATTTGGACTTACTTTCAAATCTAATTTTGAAGTTATTCCTCTTTTTAAAAGTTTATATCCAAGAAATCCTACCATAGCGCCGTTATCTATTGTAAACTCTTTCTTAGGAGCAATCCATTCTACATTTAATTCTCCTAATCTCTCTCTTAACAATTTGTTGGCCGAAACCCCTCCTGAGATTGCAAGTTTTTTAATACCTGTGAGCTTAACAGCTCTTTTTATCTTAATTATTAAAGATTCAATAGCCACTTTCTGAAAAGAAGCAGCAATATCAGGAATCCTATAAATTTTTTCCTCTTGAGGAAGACCAAGATAGGTATATAAAACACTCGTTTTTAGACCCGAATAAGAAAAGTCCAAACCAGGGGGATCTGGCAAAGGAAAAATAAATGCATCATCTTTCCCTTCCTTAGCCCACTTTTCAATTGCAGGCCCACCAGGATAACCAAGCCCTATCAACTTAGAAACTTTGTCAAAACTTTCACCACAAGCATCATCAAGAGTAGAACCAAGAATTTCGTAATTCCTAAAACCATTAACTTTTACTAGTAAAGTATGACCTCCTGAAACCAAAAGAGAAAGAAACGGATAGGGCCATTCCTTCTCATAAATAAAAGAAGAATAAATGTGAGCTTCAAGATGATTAACTCCAACAAGAGTAATTTTAGCCGAGTAGGATAAAGCTTTCGCAAAATTTACTCCAACCAAAAGAGAGCATACTAAACCAGGGCCATAAGTAACTGCAATCCCATCAATATCTTTTATAGTAACCCCATTTTTCTCTAAGACTTCCTTAGTCATTGGTAATAGCCTTTTAACGTGTTCTCGTGAAGCTATCTCAGGGACCACCCCTCCAAATTTACCGTGAATCTCTTGAGAATAAACCTTATTACAAAGAACTCTCTCGTCTTCTAAAAGAGCAACACCAGTCTCATCACAAGAAGTTTCTATTCCTAAAATTATCACTTCTTAACCTTTTTTATCTTATTCGGATAAACCTTAATTAGAGGATTTTCTATAGTGATTGTAGTAATAAAACCTTTAGGGATAGAATCTGGAGAAAGATATTCTATATTAGAAATTAAACTCTTAGGACCAATTATAGTAACCTTTTGTGGTAAAAAAACCATTTCTCTTACAGGAGTTAAATTAACTTTTTTCTCAATTAAAGAATCTATCTCAATTTTTATAGAATCTGGGGCTTTAACAATAAAATCCTCAATTCCTAACCAGGATGGAAAAGTCATATTTCTTTCTTCTAACTTAATTTTGAATATACCTGGTTTGTCAAAAGGTAAAATCAATATAGGAGAAATCTTCTTTGTCCTGATAAGATCAAATTGTCTTTTCTTTGCTCTAATCTTTATTTCTACAGAGTCCACTGAAGAATTTTTTACAATTAAATATTGCTTCACTTTCATTTGTAATTTTAGTTTTTTTTCAATTGAAATTATTTCATTAGTTTTTGCAAAATACCAGCTAATTGTTGCAATAAATAAAGAAATTAAAAAAGTAAATATATTACTAATTTTTTTATTACTTAAAAACTCAAATGCCATAAATCTCTACAGGATTCTTACCTCTCCTAATTTCCCCAATCTCTATTCCAAGACCAATATCTTCCTCAGAAATCACTATCATTCCAATACCCATATTGAAAACATTAAACATTTCTTTATTCGGAATATTTCCTTTTTCCTGAATAAATCTGAAAATTGGAGGAATTTCAAAATCAGATAAATCTATATAGCAGCTAAGATTTTTAGGCAAAATTCTTGGAATATTACCATAGAATCCTCCTCCAGTAATATGAGAAAGTCCTTTTATCTTCTTAAGTAATGGAGAAATTTCTTTATAATAAGACTTATGAGGAATAAGCAATAAATCTCCAAGAATACCTCCTAATTCTTTTATATAATCTCGCAAAGAAATTCCTGCTTTCTTCAATACTTTTCTTATAAGAGAATAACCATTAGTATGAAAACCAGATGAAGGAAGGCCAAAAACCTTATCTCCCTCTTTGATCTTACTCCCATCTATTATCTCATCTTCCTCAACAATACCAGTAATCTGAGCCGCAAGGTCAAATATATTTTCTCCATACATACCTGGCATCTCGGCGGTTTCTCCTCCAATAAGAGAACAATCATTCTCTTTACAAGCAGAAGCTATCCCTTTTATCACTTCAAAAAAAATTTCCTCTTTGAGTTTTCCTGTAGCGAAATAATCCAAAATATATAAGGGTTTTGCTCCCAGAACAAGAATATCATTTACACAATGATTTACGATATCATAACCTAAACCTTCATAATAACCATATTCAATCGCAATAAGAACCTTTGTCCCTACACCATCAATTGAAGAAACAAGCACAGGTTTTTTATACCCATCTGGTATTCTATATGTTGCGCCAAAATGACCAGGAGAAATTAAAACCTTATCTGTTAACGTCTTTTTAATAAATGGCTTAACCTTTAAGAAAGCATTTTCTGCTTTGTGGATGTCAACCCCTGCTTCTTTATAAAGCATTAATGTTTTTTCGCTTCTGCGAGATACCGTTTAGCCTGCGCGTGATTTGGATCTGCGCGTAGAACCTGTTCAAAATATTTTATAGCTTCTTTATAATTTCCATCAAAATATGCACTCAGACCTTTAGCATAAAGATCTGCAATTTCTTGCTTAGAAAGAGAAGGGCCGGAAGGAGCAGTTGCTTTCGGAGGTGGTGGAGGTGTAGAAGGTTTAGAAGGAGAAGTCACAGGGGTTGCTTTTTTCTCTAACCTACTTCTTAGAGAATTAATATGAGCTCTGATCTGATAAGATTCCTCCTCACCTTTTAGGGAAAGAATTTCTTCCCACAGGGCAATTGCATCCCTTATATTTCCAGAATTCTCTAAAGACTTAGCACTAACTTCTAAGGATGCAATCTTATCTGCAATTGCTTTATTTACAAGAGATAAACCTTCTTTTGCCTTCTCATTATTCGGATATAAAACAATTGCTTGTTCAAGTTTTTCTTTAGCTTCTTTAAGTTTTCCATTTTTATAATCCAAAGAAGCCTCTTTGGTCAAATTCATTGATTTTTCAACAGCAGGACTTACAACTTTAGATAAAGAAATCTCGAAATTAAGTTCTTTCCCAGACTTAACTGGAACTTGCGCTGTTTTTGTTTTATAACCCGGAGAGAAAACAGAAACCGTATAAACCCCAGGCTCTAATTCAAGGGTAGCCTTCTGACTCGCTGAAACATTAAAAGTCTTTTCTTCTCCCCCTTTTGAAACCACAACTTTTCCTCCAATTAAACTTCCACTACTCTCATCTTTAAGAGTAATCTTGAGAATCCCTATCCTTGGACCCAAAACCTCTCCTTGCCCTCCAGGATTAAAAGATAAAGTTAAATTTAATCTTGGACTATTATTTGAATTTTCCTCTTCCACTAGAAAATGTTCTATTTTATTTAAACTCAAAGTGCCTTTAAATAATTTCCTCTCAAACTGTAATCCTGCATTAGCATCTCTACCATTAACTTCGGCAATTAAGGAAAGACCAAAAGGCGTCTTATATCTCACTCCACCAAAAAGTCCTACAACAAACTTCTCATGCTTCTCTTCAGAAAAAACATCAAAGTTTATATACTTACTCCTGGGTCCATAACCCACAAACCTACCTCTTCCTAAACCTAAAGAAAATTCAAACCCTCCTCCAACCTCAGTGGTTCCAACCAGATACGCTGAAGCAACTTCAGGAGGACGTGGAGTATAAGAATAATCAAAAGAACTCTCTTCTTTTAAGGGAGATACATATTTCTCAGTCGTAATATTCTCAACACCTATTGAAAAGCTAGGTAAAAAACCTCTTTGTTTATTAATCTGATAGGCCAAATCAAGGCAAAATGTTTTTTCTGAAAGAATCTTTAATCCCAAAGCAAATCCGGCATATCCATATTCTATTGAACCATTTATATCGAATTTCTCTTCTACTTCCCTAATAGCATAATTCCCATTTAAATTAACAAAAACTCCATTAGAATAAATAGAAACAGGAATATCTATATAACTTCTCCAACTACAATTTTGAGCATTTAAACTCAGAGAAAACACATATATTACGATTACAAATAAGAATTTTATAATTTTCTTCATTTATTATAATAATACTCTTTTTTTTAAAACTGTCAAGGGGTTTTTAAAAAAGAAACCAAAATAAATCTTGCTTCAAAAAGAATCATTTTAACCCTAAAATTTTCATTAACCTTTTATAAACAATTAGAAATCATAG encodes the following:
- a CDS encoding HU family DNA-binding protein; translation: MNKKELIDAIAKDVGCKKTEAKAMLESLINNIVKGLKQGKRIAIVDFGTFYVKKREARVARNPQKPDQIIKVPARKVPVFRPGKSLKEAVK
- the purM gene encoding phosphoribosylformylglycinamidine cyclo-ligase codes for the protein MLYKEAGVDIHKAENAFLKVKPFIKKTLTDKVLISPGHFGATYRIPDGYKKPVLVSSIDGVGTKVLIAIEYGYYEGLGYDIVNHCVNDILVLGAKPLYILDYFATGKLKEEIFFEVIKGIASACKENDCSLIGGETAEMPGMYGENIFDLAAQITGIVEEDEIIDGSKIKEGDKVFGLPSSGFHTNGYSLIRKVLKKAGISLRDYIKELGGILGDLLLIPHKSYYKEISPLLKKIKGLSHITGGGFYGNIPRILPKNLSCYIDLSDFEIPPIFRFIQEKGNIPNKEMFNVFNMGIGMIVISEEDIGLGIEIGEIRRGKNPVEIYGI
- the thiL gene encoding thiamine-phosphate kinase — protein: MGDDVVQISKTEIISVDSFVEGVHFTPSYFSYYDIGYKALASALSDIAASGGVPKWFLLNIGIKKNQRFEEFMEILRGIEFWEREYSIHLLGGDTVRSPFLFLSITVGGTTKNPVSRSGAKEGDKIYLTGNIGGSGMGLFALQKGIKSPLTKYHLRPEIRCKESIKLKKKYKITSMIDLSDGFLIDSNHIAEESKVQLNIYFEKIPVPSECKKFAKEHSLDFKEMVLTSGEEFELLFTSPSIIKENFVSLIGFVSKGKGVYIDGKLTPPRGFRHF
- a CDS encoding tetratricopeptide repeat protein; amino-acid sequence: MKKIIKFLFVIVIYVFSLSLNAQNCSWRSYIDIPVSIYSNGVFVNLNGNYAIREVEEKFDINGSIEYGYAGFALGLKILSEKTFCLDLAYQINKQRGFLPSFSIGVENITTEKYVSPLKEESSFDYSYTPRPPEVASAYLVGTTEVGGGFEFSLGLGRGRFVGYGPRSKYINFDVFSEEKHEKFVVGLFGGVRYKTPFGLSLIAEVNGRDANAGLQFERKLFKGTLSLNKIEHFLVEEENSNNSPRLNLTLSFNPGGQGEVLGPRIGILKITLKDESSGSLIGGKVVVSKGGEEKTFNVSASQKATLELEPGVYTVSVFSPGYKTKTAQVPVKSGKELNFEISLSKVVSPAVEKSMNLTKEASLDYKNGKLKEAKEKLEQAIVLYPNNEKAKEGLSLVNKAIADKIASLEVSAKSLENSGNIRDAIALWEEILSLKGEEESYQIRAHINSLRSRLEKKATPVTSPSKPSTPPPPPKATAPSGPSLSKQEIADLYAKGLSAYFDGNYKEAIKYFEQVLRADPNHAQAKRYLAEAKKH
- the tsaD gene encoding tRNA (adenosine(37)-N6)-threonylcarbamoyltransferase complex transferase subunit TsaD: MIILGIETSCDETGVALLEDERVLCNKVYSQEIHGKFGGVVPEIASREHVKRLLPMTKEVLEKNGVTIKDIDGIAVTYGPGLVCSLLVGVNFAKALSYSAKITLVGVNHLEAHIYSSFIYEKEWPYPFLSLLVSGGHTLLVKVNGFRNYEILGSTLDDACGESFDKVSKLIGLGYPGGPAIEKWAKEGKDDAFIFPLPDPPGLDFSYSGLKTSVLYTYLGLPQEEKIYRIPDIAASFQKVAIESLIIKIKRAVKLTGIKKLAISGGVSANKLLRERLGELNVEWIAPKKEFTIDNGAMVGFLGYKLLKRGITSKLDLKVSPNLFL